In Chitinophaga oryzae, the sequence TTACGGCATCTTCAGCACCAGCGATACCCGCTGGGACACTGCGTTGCTGCAGCACATCTCCGAGCGCGTGGGCAACATCACGGCCGACACCAGCAACCCGGATGACAAAACCGTGGAGCGGTTACTACGCACTTCGCAGGCAAACGTGCCCCTGCAGACCTGCTCTCTGCCGGCGTCTTTTACCGGGGGGCATCAGATCTACCTGAAGTCCTTTGACTTCAGCGTGCTGGACGAAGTCACCTGTGACTACATCAGGCACCGCAACGGTATTTTTCCGGTGCTATATGTAGATAACAGCAACGTGCCTGTTGTCCTGAAAGACTACATTACTGCTTAACAGGTGGTACCATCTTGTGAAACAGCGTATCGAAGCCTGCATAGAGGCTGCGGTGCAGTATCGTGAGATGATCTTCCTGTGGCATGGGCAGGAAATGCGGCATTATCAGCTGCGGATTGGCGGACTTCAGGACCGCCGCCAGGCGTGCAGCGTCGTTTTTCATCATATCGCCTTCTTCTCCGACAGACAGGTATACGCTGACAGGCTTTTTCAGATTGGCCTTCAGCAGTGCCGGCGCTTCCGCCAGCAGCGACTGGTGGCTCCACCATAAACTGGGGCTGATGATCGCGTATTGCTCAAAGAGGAAAGGACGGCGCAACAGCACCTCAGTAGCCAGCAGGCCGCCCAGCGACTGTCCTACCAGCGTACGGTGGGGTTTTACCCGGTAGTGTTTCTCAATATAAGGTTGCAGGTCTTTCTCCAGGAAAGCGATGAACTTCGCGGAGCCTCCCGTAGTAGGGTAAACTTCCTTGTCCTTTGCAATGGTGGTAGGGAACGTAAAATCCCGCTTACGGTCTACATTGGCGATACCCACCACTATCACCGGCGGCATAAAACGGATCATGGTCAGAAACTGCACCAATCCTGCTACATGTATAAAGTCCTCATTGGCAGAGCCGTCCAGCAGGTAAACCACCGGGTAGGTGGCGGTATCTTTTTCATAACCTTCCGGCAGATAAATATTGAGTGTACGGGTTTCACCCAGTTGTGACGATACCACATTATCAGTGACGCCCAGAACAAACGGCGTTTGCTGTGCTTTCAATGAAAAGAAGCTTCCCAACAGCAGGCAACAGGCTAATATTTTCTTCATAAACAGGTCTACTTACAAATAATTACGCTAAAATAAGCATCAATAACCGGAGGCTTTAAAAAATCTATTTACCGCCGTGCTGTCGCCATAGTCCAGTTCTATGATCTCACGGACCGCCGCTTTTTTATCTTTTTGCTGATCGTAGTAGGACTTGCAGATGGCGTATCCCACATAATAACCGAGATCGCCTACGGGCGCATTGTCTGACGCAGCGTTATATAACCAGCCGTCCCAGGAGGGATTATGCATCTCCGCCAGGAACTTTTTCCGGACCGTCTCCGCATTTTTAAGGCCATAGTCCATATAAGGAAGCGGCATCTTTTTGCCGGTCACCAGCTCAGTTACGAAGTCACATGCGCCTTCACAGATTGCCTGCGACAACAGGTTATAGCCGTGGCGGCGCTGCTGCGTATGTACGTATTCATGAATATTAAGCAGGACCGCATTTTTTATAGGGTCTGTGATGTAGTAATTGCCGAGGAATTTCTGTTTTCCGGGAGAAAATTCAGAGATGTCTGTTGTCGCATCGCCGGTTACCATCTCACTGCCAATCAGCACCATGTCATTCTGTGTAGTACCGCCGGAACGCAGGGCGCCGACGGTAAAATAGATGCTGGCCGGTTTTAAAGCAGGATATAATTCCCGCAGCTTGTCAATACCAGGGCCGAACTCCGGCGCCAGTTTTTTAACCTTGTAGGTATTACTCCGTATGGAACGCCAAAACTTCGGGTAACGGCGGATGACTTTCACCCATTCTCCGGCCGTATATTCTTTGGCCTTCATAAACCCGTGCAGGCCGGGCGTGCCCTTATCGATGTACAGCGTTTGGATATAATGCAGCTGTTTCAGGCTATCGGTTGTGGTACAGATGCTGTCATAGGCATTCCAGAAGTTGTCGATATCGGTGGTGATAACATTCGGCCCCTTTTTTTGCATGGAGGCGGTGACAAACATCCAGCTGGCGATCAAAATAATGGACGTAAACTTCATAAAAAAGTCAACTTGTAGTTTGCGTCCGAAGATAATGGGTATTTGTTTATCTTTTTGCGATTTTATGTGTAAGTTACCACTGCGTTATATATTCAGGCGCCGGTACCGGCGCTGCCCGGAATTCACGCTATATTAGTAACCAGGTAAGAAAGGGAGCGAATATGTCTATGCAGTCAGACACACTGGAGCCAGCCAGTCTTTTTAAAGCTTATTATCCGCGGCTGTGTTATTTTGCTTTCCAGTTTACGGGAGACAAAGACCAGGCGCGTGACATCGCACAGGAGGCTTTTGTAAGCTACCTGGGGCAGCGCGCCCAGGTGGCGCCGCATCCGGTGGCGGTCAAAAATTTCCTGTACACTTCCGTCCGCAATGCCTGCCTGAACCTGTTGCGCCATGAGAAGGTGGTAGAGAAGTTCGCAGCCTCGCAGGCCGCTCCGCCGTCCGATGATACCACCGTGATACTGACCATGATCCGGTCTGAAGTGCTGGGAGAAATTAATCGTGTATTACAGACACTTCCTGAAGCCTGCCAGGAGGTCATCCGTCTCGGATATATCGAGGGCCTGAAAAACCAGGAGATTGCCCACCAGCTGAATATCAGCGTCAACACCGTTAAAACACAGAAAAAGCGGGGGCTGCATATGTTACGCCAGCGGCTGGACCCTGAAATGTACACACTGTTCTTCCTCTGACCCTTTCCTTTCAAAAAAATTTCCGGTGCTTGTCACCCTGTTTGCGGGCTTGCGTTTCTTTATTATGGAAACGACATTATGGACCAACATCAGGACACCTTTGACCTCGCCGCACTGATAGGGCGATGCCTGCGGGGAGAAGCCACCAGCGCGGAGCAGGAGCAGTTGCAGCAATGGCTGGCAGCAGATCCGCGGCATGAAGCGCTGTACCGCAGCCTTCAGGACCCTGAGCAGGTGGCCGCCGGCATCGCGTTCCAGGAAACGATTGATGTGGGCGCCGACTGGGAAGCCGTACAGGCCCGTGCGACTGCCGCACCATCTGCCCGCAGGCCGGTATGGATGAAGGTGGCCGCATGGTCTGCCGCTGCAGCGGCCGTGATCACCGGCATAGTGTTGTTGTATCCGCAGTCCGCCACCGTTACGGACGCCCGTATAATCGCCGACCAGTCTCACACTTTCCATAACGATGTGCTGCCCGGAAGCGCCCAGGCCGTTTTACAGCTGGGCAACGGAAAGACGGTAACGCTGGGCAGCCAGGCCGGCAATACCATTACAGAAGCCGACGGCACCACCATCCGCCGGGACAGTGGCAGCCTGGTGTATGCCGATGCCGGCGACAGCGCCCCCACCGGTTTGTATAACACGCTGACCACACGGGCCGGTCAGTACCAGCTGACGCTGGAAGACGGCACCAAGGTATGGCTCAACGCTGCATCGTCGCTCACTTTTCCCGTACACTTCAGCGGCGCCGAACGCAAAGTGACGCTCACCGGTGAAGGATACTTTGAAGTGGCCGCCAATGCGCGCCAGCCTTTCAAAGTGACTGTCAACCAGGTAGATGTGCTGGTATTGGGCACGCAGTTCAACATCGGGGCCTATGGCCCTGCCGTAAAAACGACGCTGGTCAGCGGAACGGTGAAAGTACAGCTGCCCGGTCAACGCTCCTGGCAGCTGTCACCCGGGCAGCAGGCCAGCGTACAGCAGGCGCAGGTGTCCATTACCAATGCCGACACTGAAAAAGCCATCGCCTGGAAAGAGGGCATCTTCTATTTCAAAGACGACGACTTCCGGGATATTATGGAGCAGGTGGCCCGCTGGTATGACCTGGAGCTGGAATTCAAAGGACCGCTGCCTGCGAAAAAAATCAGCGGCAACATCAGCCGGCAGGCGAGACTGTCACAGGTGCTGGAGATGCTGAACTATGTGAGCGGCGCCCATTTTGATGTCAGGGGCCGGACCGTCAGCGTGGGCCTATAACGTACACGTATATACGCGACTTAACGATACCTGTAATGAACAACCAAAAGCTAAAATTAACGGGACATAACCGCTATTAATCTAAAATTCAATCCGATGATGAAAAGATTTATTTCCGCTTGCCGGCGGGGTATGCCATTCCCTTTGCCTGTAAAAATCAGGGCGGCTGCTCACCTGACCGCCCTGCTGCTGTTACTGGCCGCGCTGAGCGTTTCCGCCGCCGGTTACGCGCAGAAAATCACCCTGTCCATGCAACAGGCGCCGCTGGAGCAGGTGTTTGCCGCCATCCGTCAGCAGACAGGCTACTATTTCCTGTACAACAACGACCTGCTGAAGAAAGCAGGGAAAGTCAGCATACAGGTAAAAGACGCAGACATTACCACCGTCATGGACCAGTGCCTCTCCGGGCAGCCGCTGGCCTACAAGATCATTGACCGCACCATTTCCCTGAAAGAAGCGCCGGTAAAGCAGCCCGCCACCCACCTGGCAGCAGATACCGTCATCACCGGTAAAGTGACCGACGAAAAAGACGTGCCGCTGCCCGGTGTGACCGTCACCGTAGAAGGTTCTTCCAAAGGCACCGTTACCGACGGCTCCGGCAGGTACAGCATACAGCTGCCCGCCGGCGCCAAAGCGCTGCTGTTCTCTTTCATCGGCTACAGCAAACAACGCCTGGAGCCCGGCGGCAGCACCCTGCTGAACGTGAAGATGAGCGAAGGCGCCAAAGGCCTGTCAGAAGTGGTGGTCACCGCGCTGGGCATCAAAAGGGAAAGTAAATCGCTCGGCTATACCGTCGCCGAACTGAAAGGCGCCGACCTCTCCGAAGGTAAAGAAGTGAATGTGGCCAACGCCCTCTCCGGTAAAGTGGCCGGCGTACAGGTGAGCCGCCCCGCCTCCGGCGCCGGCGGTTCTTCCAAAATCGTTATCCGCGGTAATAACTCGCTGCAGGGCAACAGCCAGCCGCTGTACGTCGTGGACGGCGTACCGCTGGACAACCAGAACATCGGCGCAGCCGGCAGCACCGGCGGCGTGGACTATGGCGATGGCATCTCCAACATCAACCAGGATGATATCGAAAGCATCTCCATCCTCAAAGGGCCTAACGCCGCCGCGTTGTACGGTCAGCGGGGCAGCAACGGCGTCGTGCTCATCACCACCAAATCCGGCAGCTCCCGCAAAGGTATCGGCATCAAATTCAGCAGCGATTACTCCCTCGGCAATGCACTGGTGACGCCCGATTTCCAGGATGAATACGGCCAGGGCCTCAACGGCGACTTCACCCACTTCCGGGCCACCGACGGTAAAATATATACCATGGCGCAAGCCAAAGCACAAGGCTTGCAAGGCATACCCAAAATGAGCGCCGGCCGTGACCGTATCGCCCGCAGCAGCTGGGGCCCTAAAATGGAAGGCCAGCAATACGAAGACCAGTGGGGCAATATCCTCAACCTCACCCCTCAACCCAATACCTATAAACAATTCTTTAACCAGGAAAAACAGTTCGTCAACAACATCAGCGCCGAAGGCG encodes:
- a CDS encoding FecR family protein gives rise to the protein MDQHQDTFDLAALIGRCLRGEATSAEQEQLQQWLAADPRHEALYRSLQDPEQVAAGIAFQETIDVGADWEAVQARATAAPSARRPVWMKVAAWSAAAAAVITGIVLLYPQSATVTDARIIADQSHTFHNDVLPGSAQAVLQLGNGKTVTLGSQAGNTITEADGTTIRRDSGSLVYADAGDSAPTGLYNTLTTRAGQYQLTLEDGTKVWLNAASSLTFPVHFSGAERKVTLTGEGYFEVAANARQPFKVTVNQVDVLVLGTQFNIGAYGPAVKTTLVSGTVKVQLPGQRSWQLSPGQQASVQQAQVSITNADTEKAIAWKEGIFYFKDDDFRDIMEQVARWYDLELEFKGPLPAKKISGNISRQARLSQVLEMLNYVSGAHFDVRGRTVSVGL
- a CDS encoding alpha/beta hydrolase; this encodes MKKILACCLLLGSFFSLKAQQTPFVLGVTDNVVSSQLGETRTLNIYLPEGYEKDTATYPVVYLLDGSANEDFIHVAGLVQFLTMIRFMPPVIVVGIANVDRKRDFTFPTTIAKDKEVYPTTGGSAKFIAFLEKDLQPYIEKHYRVKPHRTLVGQSLGGLLATEVLLRRPFLFEQYAIISPSLWWSHQSLLAEAPALLKANLKKPVSVYLSVGEEGDMMKNDAARLAAVLKSANPQLIMPHFLPMPQEDHLTILHRSLYAGFDTLFHKMVPPVKQ
- a CDS encoding RNA polymerase sigma-70 factor, encoding MSMQSDTLEPASLFKAYYPRLCYFAFQFTGDKDQARDIAQEAFVSYLGQRAQVAPHPVAVKNFLYTSVRNACLNLLRHEKVVEKFAASQAAPPSDDTTVILTMIRSEVLGEINRVLQTLPEACQEVIRLGYIEGLKNQEIAHQLNISVNTVKTQKKRGLHMLRQRLDPEMYTLFFL
- a CDS encoding DUF2268 domain-containing putative Zn-dependent protease (predicted Zn-dependent protease with a strongly conserved HExxH motif) codes for the protein MKFTSIILIASWMFVTASMQKKGPNVITTDIDNFWNAYDSICTTTDSLKQLHYIQTLYIDKGTPGLHGFMKAKEYTAGEWVKVIRRYPKFWRSIRSNTYKVKKLAPEFGPGIDKLRELYPALKPASIYFTVGALRSGGTTQNDMVLIGSEMVTGDATTDISEFSPGKQKFLGNYYITDPIKNAVLLNIHEYVHTQQRRHGYNLLSQAICEGACDFVTELVTGKKMPLPYMDYGLKNAETVRKKFLAEMHNPSWDGWLYNAASDNAPVGDLGYYVGYAICKSYYDQQKDKKAAVREIIELDYGDSTAVNRFFKASGY